The following proteins are encoded in a genomic region of Penaeus chinensis breed Huanghai No. 1 chromosome 10, ASM1920278v2, whole genome shotgun sequence:
- the LOC125029750 gene encoding bromodomain and PHD finger-containing protein 3-like isoform X7, which yields MPRLGLGYDMDQFLDHCRMTKPPYECPHASCGKIYRSLAGIQHHMNTYDHENPPPNVVTPKSARKKNMKRPPSPVASQDPEPPSIPYSHDMKTVEFEVDGKLTRLSVYDPIEILSKEDYEASMPPVVEEPPPQEQARTPTIKPLPKTPTSKTSLSKTPVQKTPLQKTPKARTGDKDRGVDVQRYTIEEKKSNKLPEASFSVIEDYYKNLPDAPPQPSNYHRFIEKSLEELDEEVEYDMDEEDRAWLQKMNEKRAVDELPPVEMETFELLMDRLEKESFFQAQSTGRDSGVPIDEDAVCCICMDGECQNSNVILFCDMCNLAVHQECYGVPYIPEGQWLCRRCLQSPSRAVDCALCPNKGGAFKQTDDARWAHVVCAMWIPEVCFANTVFLEPIDSIGNIPPARWKLTCYICKQRGVGACIQCNKVNCYTAFHVTCAQQAGLHMKIDAVRETSVNGTSVTVRKAAYCDMHTPADSDARPQLDEIMDSAKKAAAKAASRQKMKKARKILAEKRSAAPIVSVPTIPADRPIILPTYCGVVNSVPIIPSENIQKLASLVSMPKRSQFMHRLLAFWTLKRQSRNGVPLLRRLTTSHSRRSNRSPEEKNTDYKDKEKILSEAERRREEIKYWQRLRQDLEKARLLCELIRKREKTKRELVKAKAEEKQVQLAPLVHLLLQTIDVIQEKDQQMIFAEPVDFDEVLDYLDVVKHPMDLSTMRQKAETHQYRTIDQFASDFELMIDNCLTYNAKETIFYRTAVKLRDQVNRGGAIIRQLRRNVENIGFDMETGLLLPHRPKPLPEYSDNKIIKEVDDALVADGDDSASLEDREKALLELLDKANMIRHHVARIKRVKLIRREIGIVRRKLAMNNSGNSHYKASVTYYDSDDDSDKDDSDIDNSSVIDDEAEPGEPSRPSTPPPLAAKMVNVHLSHTPKTPLSSRKVSLSSPMTTPVQRGRQRKAGFRGTPKDDGKQKRIDSFFERINKNSQRESDHPDHAATLADESKAAKPEKEDSAQETPKKRGPGRPPKRLRTLSGPSTSPPAKKQVESDSTEPVTPTKESSEDGPEEEPPSVPSSPSGVNRRTSVLFTKKAGALFKKPDSSSPQKRISRQRRASESTQGTNSDVEIQSPEKTPKSTNKKKGHLMNTGLTNGVSVDSGVICHQNTKSGSSLSFPENISILDLSDSGTPPSKDSFKMYRQGGEIPPETDEDTHSESNSSMTDTEDDTASDTDSEGVGSESDSSVAVDSPGSGHTGDQIPLEPLDLVWAKCRGYPWYPALIINPKMPKTGYFHNGVPIPVPPDDVLALANNYPSPMYLVLFFDNKRTWQWLPRNKLEPLGVDSTLDKAKLVESRKPAERKAVKKAYEKAILHRCRVTGENTGLSGESENEEAS from the exons atGCCTCGACTGGGCCTTGGCTATGATATGGACCAGTTCCTGGACCACTGTCGTATGACAAAACCTCCATATGAATGCCCGCATGCATCGTGTGGCAAGATTTACCGCAGTCTTGCAGGCATTCAGCACCACATGAACACATATGACCATGAGAATCCTCCTCCAAATGTGGTCACTCCAAAATCAG CCCGGAAGAAAAACATGAAGCGACCCCCATCCCCTGTAGCAAGTCAGGATCCAGAGCCACCTTCAATACCATACTCGCATGACATGAAAACTGTGGAGTTTGAGGTTGATGGAAAATTGACTCGGTTGTCTGTCTATGACCCAATAGAAATTTTATCAAAG GAGGATTACGAAGCCTCAATGCCTCCGGTCGTAGAGGAGCCCCCACCTCAGGAGCAAGCACGCACACCAACTATCAAACCCTTGCCCAAGACACCAACATCTAAAACCTCCCTATCAAAAACTCCAGTGCAGAAAACTCCTCTCCAGAAAACACCAAAA GCTCGTACAGGTGATAAAGATAGAGGGGTAGATGTCCAACGGTACacgatagaagagaaaaaaagcaacaaactCCCAGAAGCATCATTTTCAGTCATAGAGGATTATTACAAAAATCTTCCTGATGCTCCTCCACAACCATCCAACTAtcatag GTTTATAGAGAAAAGTCTTGAAGAATTAGATGAAGAAGTGGAGTACGACATGGATGAGGAAGACAGAGCATGGCTgcagaaaatgaatgagaagagAGCCGTGGATGAACTGCCACCTGTAGAAATGGAGACCTTTGAATTACTCATGGATCGTTTAGAAAAGGAATCTTTCTTCCAG GCTCAGTCAACTGGCAGAGATTCTGGTGTGCCAATAGATGAGGATGCTGTATGCTGTATTTGTATGGATGGAGAGTGTCAAAACAGTAATGTTATCCTATTCTGTGATATGTGCAACTTAGCAGTGCATCAG GAGTGCTATGGAGTTCCTTACATCCCAGAGGGGCAGTGGCTGTGCAGGCGGTGCTTACAATCTCCATCACGGGCTGTGGACTGTGCTCTTTGTCCCAACAAGGGCGGAGCATTTAAACAGACAGATGATGCTCGCTGGGCTCATGTTGTTTGTGCCATGTGGATTCCTGAAGTTTGTTTTGCAAATACT GTTTTCCTTGAACCAATAGACAGTATTGGTAATATACCTCCTGCTCGCTGGAAACTCACATGCTACATATGCAAGCAGAGAGGAGTTGGTGCTTGTATCCAGTGTAATAAAGTAAACTGCTATACAG CTTTTCATGTGACCTGTGCTCAACAAGCAGGACTGCATATGAAGATTGATGCAGTAAGAGAGACTAGTGTGAATGGCACATCAGTCACAGTGCGTAAAGCAGCTTATTGTGATATGCACACCCCAGCTGACTCAGATGCG CGTCCTCAGCTCGATGAGATTATGGACTCAGCTAAGAAAGCAGCAGCAAAAGCGGCATCCcgacagaaaatgaagaaagctCGTAAGATTTTGGCTGAGAAACGTTCTGCTGCTCCAATTGTTTCAGTTCCCACAATACCAGCTGACCG TCCCATCATACTCCCTACCTATTGTGGTGTTGTCAACTCTGTGCCCATCATACCCAGTGAAAA TATTCAGAAATTGGCATCCCTGGTCAGTATGCCCAAAAGGTCACAGTTCATGCACCGCCTCTTAGCCTTCTGGACGTTGAAGCGGCAGTCGAGAAATGGCGTCCCGTTGCTGAGACGGCTTACGACCTCACACTCCCGCCGTAGCAATCGGTCACCTGAGGAGAAGAACACAGACTACAAGGATAAGGAGAAAATACTCAGT GAGGCAGAGAGGCGCAGAGAAGAAATTAAGTATTGGCAGAGGTTACGTCAGGATCTGGAAAAAGCAAGGCTGCTCTGTGAACTaattagaaagagggaaaaaaccaAGAGAGAGCTAGTCAAGGC AAAAGCCGAGGAGAAGCAGGTGCAATTGGCTCCTCTAGTGCATCTACTACTACAGACCATTGATGTAATTCAAGAGAAGGATCAACAAATGATATTTGCTGAACCAGTTGACTTTGAtgag GTTCTTGACTATCTTGATGTGGTAAAACATCCTATGGATCTCTCCACCATGAGACAGAAGGCTGAGACACATCAATACCGCACAATTGATCAGTTTGCGAGTGACTTTGAGCTGATGATTGACAACTGTCTCACCTATAATGCAAAAGAAACCATTTTCTATAGAACAGCTGTCAAGTTACGGGACCAGGTAAACCGA GGTGGTGCTATCATTCGTCAACTCCGAAGAAATGTTGAGAACATTGGATTTGATATGGAAACTGGGTTGCTACTACCACACCGACCCAAACCTTTGCCAGAGTACTCAGATAATAAGATAATCAAGgaag TTGATGATGCCCTggttgctgatggtgatgattcgGCAAGTCTAGAAGATCGAGAGAAAGCACTGCTTGAGCTCCTAGATAAAGCAAACATGATTCGACATCATGTAGCGCGCATTAAGCGTGTAAAACTTATTAG acGAGAGATTGGGATAGTGCGCAGGAAACTGGCAATGAATAATTCTGGAAATAGTCATTACAAGGCCAGTGTAACATACTACGACAGTGATGACGACAGTGATAAGGATGATTCCG ATATAGATAATAGCTCAGTCATTGATGACGAGGCCGAACCTGGCGAGCCAAGCAGGCCAAGCACACCACCTCCGCTGGCAGCAAAAATGGTTAATGTCCACCTGTCCCACACCCCTAAGACACCCTTGAGCAGTCGAAAGGTGTCTCTGTCGTCACCTATGACCACTCCTGTGCAGCGAGGTCGTCAACGCAAGGCAGGGTTCAGAGGCACACCAAAG GATGATGGGAAACAGAAGCGCATTGACTCCTTCTTCGAGCGAATCAATAAGAACTCTCAGAGAGAATCAGATCATCCTGACCATGCAGCCACACTTGCAGATGAGAGTAAAGCAGCTAAACCAGAGAAAGAAG attCTGCTCAGGAGACTCCCAAGAAGCGAGGTCCTGGGCGCCCTCCTAAGCGACTCAGAACGCTGTCAGGTCCATCTACAAGTCCCCCGGCCAAAAAGc AAGTAGAGAGTGACTCAACGGAGCCTGTGACGCCAACCAAAGAAAGCAGTGAAGATGGGCCAGAGGAGGAGCCCCCCTCTGTACCTAGCTCTCCATCTGGGGTGAATCGCCGCACGTCAGTACTCTTTACAAAGAAAGCTGGGGCACTGTTTAAG AAGCCAGACAGTTCATCTCCCCAGAAACGCATATCACGCCAACGTCGGGCATCAGAGAGCACACAGGGCACTAATAGTGATGTTGAAATTCAGTCACCAGAAAAGACACCAAAGTCgacaaacaagaaaaagggaCATCTAATG AATACAGGGTTGACTAATGGAGTAAGTGTTGACTCCGGTGTTATTTGCCATCAGAACACAAAGTCGGGctcctccctgtccttccctgAAAACATCTCAATCTTAGATCTCTCAGACAGTGGGACACCTCCATCCAAGGATTCCTTCAAGATGTATCGACAGGGAGGAG AGATACCCCCAGAGACCGATGAGGATACACACTCTGAATCCAACTCCAGCATGACGGACACAGAGGATGACACTGCTTCAGACACGGATTCAGAAGGTGTTGGTAGTGAGTCTGACTCTAGTGTGGCAGTTGATTCACCTGGCTCAGGTCACACTGGAGATCAGATTCCTCTAGAACCTCTTGACCTTGTTTGGGCTAAGTGTCGGGGTTACCCTTGGTATCCTGCTCTG attatcAACCCCAAGATGCCTAAAACAGGCTACTTCCACAATGGTGTTCCAATTCCAGTACCTCCAGATGATGTTTTAGCATTGGCTAATAATTACCCTTCACCAATGTACTTAGTGTTGTTCTTTGATAATAAACGCACTTG GCAATGGCTGCCCCGTAATAAGTTAGAGCCCCTTGGAGTGGACTCAACCTTGGATAAGGCCAAACTTGTGGAATCCCGTAAACCAGCTGAAAGGAAAGCTGTGAAGAAGGCGTATGAAAAGGCCATCTTACATCGATGCAGGGTGACTGGAGAAAACACAGGACTCAGTGGGGAATCAGAGAATGAGGAAGCAAGTTGA
- the LOC125029750 gene encoding bromodomain and PHD finger-containing protein 3-like isoform X11 codes for MPRLGLGYDMDQFLDHCRMTKPPYECPHASCGKIYRSLAGIQHHMNTYDHENPPPNVVTPKSARKKNMKRPPSPVASQDPEPPSIPYSHDMKTVEFEVDGKLTRLSVYDPIEILSKHDFPFSDQEDYEASMPPVVEEPPPQEQARTPTIKPLPKTPTSKTSLSKTPVQKTPLQKTPKARTGDKDRGVDVQRYTIEEKKSNKLPEASFSVIEDYYKNLPDAPPQPSNYHRFIEKSLEELDEEVEYDMDEEDRAWLQKMNEKRAVDELPPVEMETFELLMDRLEKESFFQAQSTGRDSGVPIDEDAVCCICMDGECQNSNVILFCDMCNLAVHQECYGVPYIPEGQWLCRRCLQSPSRAVDCALCPNKGGAFKQTDDARWAHVVCAMWIPEVCFANTVFLEPIDSIGNIPPARWKLTCYICKQRGVGACIQCNKVNCYTAFHVTCAQQAGLHMKIDAVRETSVNGTSVTVRKAAYCDMHTPADSDARPQLDEIMDSAKKAAAKAASRQKMKKARKILAEKRSAAPIVSVPTIPADRIQKLASLVSMPKRSQFMHRLLAFWTLKRQSRNGVPLLRRLTTSHSRRSNRSPEEKNTDYKDKEKILSEAERRREEIKYWQRLRQDLEKARLLCELIRKREKTKRELVKAKAEEKQVQLAPLVHLLLQTIDVIQEKDQQMIFAEPVDFDEVLDYLDVVKHPMDLSTMRQKAETHQYRTIDQFASDFELMIDNCLTYNAKETIFYRTAVKLRDQGGAIIRQLRRNVENIGFDMETGLLLPHRPKPLPEYSDNKIIKEVDDALVADGDDSASLEDREKALLELLDKANMIRHHVARIKRVKLIRREIGIVRRKLAMNNSGNSHYKASVTYYDSDDDSDKDDSDIDNSSVIDDEAEPGEPSRPSTPPPLAAKMVNVHLSHTPKTPLSSRKVSLSSPMTTPVQRGRQRKAGFRGTPKDDGKQKRIDSFFERINKNSQRESDHPDHAATLADESKAAKPEKEDSAQETPKKRGPGRPPKRLRTLSGPSTSPPAKKQVESDSTEPVTPTKESSEDGPEEEPPSVPSSPSGVNRRTSVLFTKKAGALFKKPDSSSPQKRISRQRRASESTQGTNSDVEIQSPEKTPKSTNKKKGHLMNTGLTNGVSVDSGVICHQNTKSGSSLSFPENISILDLSDSGTPPSKDSFKMYRQGGEIPPETDEDTHSESNSSMTDTEDDTASDTDSEGVGSESDSSVAVDSPGSGHTGDQIPLEPLDLVWAKCRGYPWYPALIINPKMPKTGYFHNGVPIPVPPDDVLALANNYPSPMYLVLFFDNKRTWQWLPRNKLEPLGVDSTLDKAKLVESRKPAERKAVKKAYEKAILHRCRVTGENTGLSGESENEEAS; via the exons atGCCTCGACTGGGCCTTGGCTATGATATGGACCAGTTCCTGGACCACTGTCGTATGACAAAACCTCCATATGAATGCCCGCATGCATCGTGTGGCAAGATTTACCGCAGTCTTGCAGGCATTCAGCACCACATGAACACATATGACCATGAGAATCCTCCTCCAAATGTGGTCACTCCAAAATCAG CCCGGAAGAAAAACATGAAGCGACCCCCATCCCCTGTAGCAAGTCAGGATCCAGAGCCACCTTCAATACCATACTCGCATGACATGAAAACTGTGGAGTTTGAGGTTGATGGAAAATTGACTCGGTTGTCTGTCTATGACCCAATAGAAATTTTATCAAAG CACGATTTTCCATTTTCTGATCAGGAGGATTACGAAGCCTCAATGCCTCCGGTCGTAGAGGAGCCCCCACCTCAGGAGCAAGCACGCACACCAACTATCAAACCCTTGCCCAAGACACCAACATCTAAAACCTCCCTATCAAAAACTCCAGTGCAGAAAACTCCTCTCCAGAAAACACCAAAA GCTCGTACAGGTGATAAAGATAGAGGGGTAGATGTCCAACGGTACacgatagaagagaaaaaaagcaacaaactCCCAGAAGCATCATTTTCAGTCATAGAGGATTATTACAAAAATCTTCCTGATGCTCCTCCACAACCATCCAACTAtcatag GTTTATAGAGAAAAGTCTTGAAGAATTAGATGAAGAAGTGGAGTACGACATGGATGAGGAAGACAGAGCATGGCTgcagaaaatgaatgagaagagAGCCGTGGATGAACTGCCACCTGTAGAAATGGAGACCTTTGAATTACTCATGGATCGTTTAGAAAAGGAATCTTTCTTCCAG GCTCAGTCAACTGGCAGAGATTCTGGTGTGCCAATAGATGAGGATGCTGTATGCTGTATTTGTATGGATGGAGAGTGTCAAAACAGTAATGTTATCCTATTCTGTGATATGTGCAACTTAGCAGTGCATCAG GAGTGCTATGGAGTTCCTTACATCCCAGAGGGGCAGTGGCTGTGCAGGCGGTGCTTACAATCTCCATCACGGGCTGTGGACTGTGCTCTTTGTCCCAACAAGGGCGGAGCATTTAAACAGACAGATGATGCTCGCTGGGCTCATGTTGTTTGTGCCATGTGGATTCCTGAAGTTTGTTTTGCAAATACT GTTTTCCTTGAACCAATAGACAGTATTGGTAATATACCTCCTGCTCGCTGGAAACTCACATGCTACATATGCAAGCAGAGAGGAGTTGGTGCTTGTATCCAGTGTAATAAAGTAAACTGCTATACAG CTTTTCATGTGACCTGTGCTCAACAAGCAGGACTGCATATGAAGATTGATGCAGTAAGAGAGACTAGTGTGAATGGCACATCAGTCACAGTGCGTAAAGCAGCTTATTGTGATATGCACACCCCAGCTGACTCAGATGCG CGTCCTCAGCTCGATGAGATTATGGACTCAGCTAAGAAAGCAGCAGCAAAAGCGGCATCCcgacagaaaatgaagaaagctCGTAAGATTTTGGCTGAGAAACGTTCTGCTGCTCCAATTGTTTCAGTTCCCACAATACCAGCTGACCG TATTCAGAAATTGGCATCCCTGGTCAGTATGCCCAAAAGGTCACAGTTCATGCACCGCCTCTTAGCCTTCTGGACGTTGAAGCGGCAGTCGAGAAATGGCGTCCCGTTGCTGAGACGGCTTACGACCTCACACTCCCGCCGTAGCAATCGGTCACCTGAGGAGAAGAACACAGACTACAAGGATAAGGAGAAAATACTCAGT GAGGCAGAGAGGCGCAGAGAAGAAATTAAGTATTGGCAGAGGTTACGTCAGGATCTGGAAAAAGCAAGGCTGCTCTGTGAACTaattagaaagagggaaaaaaccaAGAGAGAGCTAGTCAAGGC AAAAGCCGAGGAGAAGCAGGTGCAATTGGCTCCTCTAGTGCATCTACTACTACAGACCATTGATGTAATTCAAGAGAAGGATCAACAAATGATATTTGCTGAACCAGTTGACTTTGAtgag GTTCTTGACTATCTTGATGTGGTAAAACATCCTATGGATCTCTCCACCATGAGACAGAAGGCTGAGACACATCAATACCGCACAATTGATCAGTTTGCGAGTGACTTTGAGCTGATGATTGACAACTGTCTCACCTATAATGCAAAAGAAACCATTTTCTATAGAACAGCTGTCAAGTTACGGGACCAG GGTGGTGCTATCATTCGTCAACTCCGAAGAAATGTTGAGAACATTGGATTTGATATGGAAACTGGGTTGCTACTACCACACCGACCCAAACCTTTGCCAGAGTACTCAGATAATAAGATAATCAAGgaag TTGATGATGCCCTggttgctgatggtgatgattcgGCAAGTCTAGAAGATCGAGAGAAAGCACTGCTTGAGCTCCTAGATAAAGCAAACATGATTCGACATCATGTAGCGCGCATTAAGCGTGTAAAACTTATTAG acGAGAGATTGGGATAGTGCGCAGGAAACTGGCAATGAATAATTCTGGAAATAGTCATTACAAGGCCAGTGTAACATACTACGACAGTGATGACGACAGTGATAAGGATGATTCCG ATATAGATAATAGCTCAGTCATTGATGACGAGGCCGAACCTGGCGAGCCAAGCAGGCCAAGCACACCACCTCCGCTGGCAGCAAAAATGGTTAATGTCCACCTGTCCCACACCCCTAAGACACCCTTGAGCAGTCGAAAGGTGTCTCTGTCGTCACCTATGACCACTCCTGTGCAGCGAGGTCGTCAACGCAAGGCAGGGTTCAGAGGCACACCAAAG GATGATGGGAAACAGAAGCGCATTGACTCCTTCTTCGAGCGAATCAATAAGAACTCTCAGAGAGAATCAGATCATCCTGACCATGCAGCCACACTTGCAGATGAGAGTAAAGCAGCTAAACCAGAGAAAGAAG attCTGCTCAGGAGACTCCCAAGAAGCGAGGTCCTGGGCGCCCTCCTAAGCGACTCAGAACGCTGTCAGGTCCATCTACAAGTCCCCCGGCCAAAAAGc AAGTAGAGAGTGACTCAACGGAGCCTGTGACGCCAACCAAAGAAAGCAGTGAAGATGGGCCAGAGGAGGAGCCCCCCTCTGTACCTAGCTCTCCATCTGGGGTGAATCGCCGCACGTCAGTACTCTTTACAAAGAAAGCTGGGGCACTGTTTAAG AAGCCAGACAGTTCATCTCCCCAGAAACGCATATCACGCCAACGTCGGGCATCAGAGAGCACACAGGGCACTAATAGTGATGTTGAAATTCAGTCACCAGAAAAGACACCAAAGTCgacaaacaagaaaaagggaCATCTAATG AATACAGGGTTGACTAATGGAGTAAGTGTTGACTCCGGTGTTATTTGCCATCAGAACACAAAGTCGGGctcctccctgtccttccctgAAAACATCTCAATCTTAGATCTCTCAGACAGTGGGACACCTCCATCCAAGGATTCCTTCAAGATGTATCGACAGGGAGGAG AGATACCCCCAGAGACCGATGAGGATACACACTCTGAATCCAACTCCAGCATGACGGACACAGAGGATGACACTGCTTCAGACACGGATTCAGAAGGTGTTGGTAGTGAGTCTGACTCTAGTGTGGCAGTTGATTCACCTGGCTCAGGTCACACTGGAGATCAGATTCCTCTAGAACCTCTTGACCTTGTTTGGGCTAAGTGTCGGGGTTACCCTTGGTATCCTGCTCTG attatcAACCCCAAGATGCCTAAAACAGGCTACTTCCACAATGGTGTTCCAATTCCAGTACCTCCAGATGATGTTTTAGCATTGGCTAATAATTACCCTTCACCAATGTACTTAGTGTTGTTCTTTGATAATAAACGCACTTG GCAATGGCTGCCCCGTAATAAGTTAGAGCCCCTTGGAGTGGACTCAACCTTGGATAAGGCCAAACTTGTGGAATCCCGTAAACCAGCTGAAAGGAAAGCTGTGAAGAAGGCGTATGAAAAGGCCATCTTACATCGATGCAGGGTGACTGGAGAAAACACAGGACTCAGTGGGGAATCAGAGAATGAGGAAGCAAGTTGA